The DNA sequence ATTACAAAACTGCTATCGGTGGTCTATCACTGGTATTAAGGGAATTAGTCCTTCTACGTTCATGCACCAAATTTTTCTTGACGAAGGATCTAAATTGAAACATGAGGCACAACAAAGACTAAATCCTCCTATGATGGAAATGGTGATAAATGAGATACTGAAGCTTCTTGGTGTGGGCATTATTTACCAAATTTTACACAGTCAATGGGTGAGTCCCATCAGGTAGTGCCAAAGAATTGGTATTACAGTAGTGAGGAATGAAGACAATGAGTTAGcaccaataacaatataaatCAGGTGGCAAGTTTGTATAGACTACCACAAGCTGAACGTGGTGACACGTAAAGATTCCCATTAGCATTCATTGATCAGATTCTTTAACGGTTAACAGCCCATCCTTATTATTGCTTCCTTGATGTTTATTCAATATataatcagattattattactCCCAAAGGTCAAGAGAAGACAACATTTACATGCCCTCTTGGAACATTTTCTTTTAGGCGTATGTCATTTGTACTATGCAATGCtcctataattttttagtgatgTATGATGAACATATTTTCTGAATACATAAAGAACATCATTGAAGTCTTTATGGATGATTTTAGTATTTATGGTGACTCGTTTGACAAGTGTCTTCACAATCTCATTGTCCTACGTGGCAGTGCGTGCAATTTTGATCAACAGAAAACCACAAAAAGAACCTAAAATCATGACATGTGAACTATAACCCTCTACCTCGAAGTCTTTTTAGACGAGTAAAATTGTAAAGTTCTTTAAATGGGGTACTTACTTGTGGTATTAGAGGTTGGGGTGTCAGTTTTTGGGTCGCTGGTGAGATGCTTGCATGAATGTTGCAAAGCCTCCTTGTAAGCTCGTCGAAGTCCCTTTGAAAATCCATTGAAGGTGGTTCTAGAGTGGAAATAAGCGGACTTGCGCTCTGAAATAGCTTCTCTCAAAATTGTAACAATTTGTTGAAGAGCTCCGAGCCAAGATCAGACATTCACCGGCAAGTTTCTGGGTTTGGGCGGAATTTTTATCTCTTGGAgatttctgaaaaaaaaaaatttgaataaatcaCTAAACATGCCAAACGATCTATTTGTGGAGTATTTATAACAAAGTTGGCGATCTGCGTGACACAAATCTAAGGGCTCAAATTAAATCTGAGAAAACACAAATTCTACCATCCAAAGGTCTAGGAATATCAAGGTCACATTCAATGCGATCCTTAGAACCGTTGGGACATATTTTTATGGTGATATTCAACTCCAGTAACACACTAATATGATCAATCGTCAATACAAAACTTGAGGCATCACGCGCCGCATCAGACTTCGTGATTAACACATACCAACAATTGTTTGAGACGTGGATCGTGCCAACAAAATAAGAAAAGTTTGGAATTCCCACAATACCTCACAATAGAATACCAAGAGGCCAGTCCATCTCATGTCGTTGAATACGATTTTAAATCCAAGCGAAGGTAGCAAGCCTCTGTGACTCTCGAGTTGCGAAGGCTTGAGGTAAATGTTATCCATGTTATCGAATAGCTAGCACGAGGGCCATTATTGAGGCCCATTAGGGATACCAGGCCCATTAACTGGGTCTATAAGGGTCAACTACCCGACCCATCTGGTATCATAATCGTTTTTCAATAACAAGTATGGACACGAAGTCTAGGATAGCAATTAACACTTAACAGAAAAAATGTTATGAAATCAAGAAAGATATCCTCAAGCGCCATCCGAGAATAGAATACGAAAGGGAGTTCAGAATAACTTATTATCCTGGAAGTCGCCCCACTAGGCACTCCTTTAACACGATCCTAATGAATCAAGCGGCTTGTCCCTTGCGTCAGACCTTGGAAAGGCTCACAACAAAAAGGAAATCACCTTTTTGGGCGAACACCAACTATTCTAACATTCTTTATTCCCCACAATCACTCACGTTAACCTATCACTGTCAACAGTACGATCGTGTATGGAAGGCAATTCAATTCAAATTGGGCCTGACCTACCTGGCCCAATAGCTCTGTATATGTTTTAATTGACCTTATCAGTGGGATTTTAGCACTAAAAAGAACCCTAATAGGTTTGGATTAGTCCGACCCATCAATaacttgcctataaatatggcCTTAACTTTTCATGCAAAGGGGTGAAATTTCTAGTGTCCAAAAACCATAAATATAGTGTAAACACTATAGCCAAGAGCTTAATAACAGTGACTCGTAGATTAAAACTCGTTAATGCCCTGACCACATAAAAATTAATGTCTTATTCTTTTCTTAATCATACTTTCTTTagcttaatatttattatattccgTTTTCGAAAATCTCGATAAATACTTAGAGACACAGAAcgacaataatttatttttattattgttgaagaattttaaaataatattttacttttaatactttacttattttagtgatgttaaaaaaataattaacaaatattaaataaattagtattaaaaaagtaaaaatattatattggaTTTGTATTATATCATGAGAATTTGgattagaaataaaatataaaatttacaatATCAAATTCTATATTTATCAAAATAGTGTTGATTAGATTAGATGAAAACCATAGTGTACACACAAAATTCAATTCACAGCCCAAATAAATATggtttttacctttttttcttCATACAAATAACATATTTGAacaataaataaacaatctATATCCTCTAATTAACTTCATGATCATAGGCCGAGCGTGAATGGCACGCCGGTGGACGGTAACCAAGACCTGCCAGAGATAAGACTTCCGGCAGTAAACTGTGAGGCCACTTTTGTACTAGTAATGACATGAAAACCAGGCCACCGGACTCTGTGTCTTGTAGATGAAGCTGGTCCAAAATTCTTAAACTCTCCATAATACAACGTTTTAAGAGCAAAGGGGGATCTATTCCACTCCAACCAGCCCGCTGGGCTAATTACATTGTCCAAAAAACACTTGAGGAAAATGGTTCTAGAGTACTGCTTCCAGGGTCGGCCCAAGAAAGTCTTGAAGGCCCTAACCACGGGCAAGAGATCAGGGGCAGCCCGTACTTGAGAATTATGGATTGAAATTGCTGTGCTTTGATATGGGTCGTTACGTCCTTGGGCCGTGATTACGTTGACTTGGCCCTTTAAGGGTCTTCTAACGTAGATTATGCAGTTCTGGAAGACCACTGCTGCGTTACCAAAGATGAAATCTATGGTCCCATAAATGTAACATTCTTTATAGAACTGTCTTTGAGAGTGGACCATAAGAGTGTCTTGGTACCCCATGAAGGAACATCGATAGAAGACTGAGAGATCTGAGGCTGATCTGAGGGCCACAGCTTGGCCCTTTTGTGGGCCTGCTGTGTTTTGGAATGTGATCCCACGAGCAATGAATCGAAGCCCATCAATGCCTTAAgtacaaaaaagaaaagtatttttgaaaaattagtcaAACAACAACACAATAAAAACAGAATAATTTTGGTACACTTCCATATACATAGATTTCATGAATTCAACTCGTGAAATACTTGACTTTGTTTGGTAAGTTAACTGTTGTACCAAACTTGACTTAATagactttccaaataaaatggGGGAATTTGCACTATTAGACTGTCAATAATGTTACTAGTATTTTTCAGgggaaaaaaaagttaaaagtgTCTTTCTGGCTAAAATGTTTTGACATTTGACAAATTATTCAAACATtaactaatataatattttcttttatacaCTTTGGGCTCTCTATTTTTACTTCGTTCATTCTAATACTACTTTGACTCTGTTTCAAACAAGTACAAAATAGAACATACATGTTTTGTAAATTGATAAATTGACCAAATTCTTTACCCGATCGACTTTGGCTAGTTGTAATTGGTTAAATATTTCAGTAAGcttctgaaaaaataaaatgttgtttatccaataatttcattaattaattcaatcgggatctttagatttgaaaaataataggtGTATAACCAAATAGCATATGCTCATTAAATATAGTTGACTTAAGGTtgtattttgtaattgtataaaACAAGATTGTACAAAACTAATAGtagattaaattttgaaataatgatGAAGAATGAAATGAATCAAGTATACCTGCAGTGGCAGAACTATAAGTGGTGTATCCAGCATTGACACTACGGCTACTGGTGATAATCGTCTTTCTCAAGCCATCTCCCATGAGCATAATGTTATTATTACTAATACCAACCTCAATATTTTCCCTATATATACCTGTTTTCACGTGAATAACAAATCTAGTACCAACTCTCCTCCTCGCTGCAGCGTTTAGGGCCCCCTGAACTGTCCGGTAATGTCCAGAACCGTCTTTAGCCACCACAAGGTTAGCTTTTATCGCCGACGGCGAGGCCTTCAACAACCGCCGTCTTTCAGTCTCCGAAAGCCAACTAGGAAATTCCTGATCATGATCATCATCATTGACTTGGTGGGCTTCTTTGTTGTCCACAAGCCCAGCGTTTATGGCCAAACCGTTGCTTATAAGCTCAGTAACATTGTAGCTGGAAGCAATGGGCATTATGAAATCGGTTACGTTCAGCTCTAACGACCCGGCTCGACACGTGTCAATGTTTGTTAGAGCTGTGCTTAGCCAAGTTTGGGCATCGAAGTCCGTACAAGATCTCTTTTTGGTGTTTAGTCCTTCGAGAGTGCGGTTGAGTTGGAAAATGGTGTCGTCGTAGAGCTTTAAGCAATCGGCCCATGCAGACTTTTGTGGTTTGCTCTCGCAATTTGGGCCTAATTGAAACGCATGTCGTCTGGCTTCTAAGGCTCTGTCAATGGCAATTTCAACAAGAATCTTTCGAAAATCGGACCGTTGTTTCGGTGGCTCGAAACGGTGGCCGTGAGACATGAAGTACTTGCATGGTCCCGGGTGCGGGGTTTCGTCGCACCACTGGGTTAGGCTGCTGTTTTGGTCACTTGTTGATAGAACTGTGGGaataatcaaacaaaaaatttgtactAAACATATTACTACAACTAGAATGATATTTTTCAAGGTCATATTTTTGTTTTGCTATTGTGAccttgtaataataataataatagaatggCTAATAATTTTTGGATTTGCTCTAAGGGTCATGTTACTCATATCCTAGGCTAGTTCCCCTTATGTAAGGAAATGAATAGAGAAAAGGGTTTGATTGGCTGGCCTTAAGCTtattgttttataattatttgactTGTTATATAAAATATGAATGGAAGTTTATAATATAAGATTGCCAAACTAGAATATGGGCCCATGTTAGTTTGATCAGCACTTAATATCGTTTACTAAGCATATATATCAAAAatcaaatatcaaataaaaGTTTCTTTGCGTAAATAATATATTAGAGTGCAATGATTTAAGGATTCAAATGAATAATTATAGGTTCATATTATGATATGGTTTTATAATGATACATGTATAACATAGTATAAGAATCATTCTTAATATATAAGGTTTTAATTAAGGGTAGTGTAAAAATGATTAGATTGTTAATTGACATGTGCTAAGTGTTATGGGTCAAATGTGGGACGGTGTTTGCGGGAAGGAAAAACCACATCCCACGATTatgaatgtgatgatgatgtCATTTTTGATAGCTTGACTTTTTCAAGTACCAATTGCTTAACACTtcagacactaatcaagtttttcAACTACTCTTACAAGTAAACCAAATATTTATAATACTATAGTGGTGACTTTACATACATCCCATCTTAAATCACGATATCTATACTAATGTATGCCTTAAATCACCGAATCTTGGTATATATAACAGAATTAGTTTTAACGAAAGTACTTCTAATTTCAATTTCCGTACGCATGTGAGGTACAATAGAGTTGATACGACTTAATTATAATTTGGTTGAGTAAAATGGATCCTGTTATTGTAAATTGAAAGTAATATTTAGTATCTTTAAAGAAAGAAGTGGTAGCCATGAGTGTTACATCTGTTACTCAATGTCCAAATTAAACAGCCCATCAAGTCAGGTTATGTCACGTGCTTTGTGGTTTGCAAACTAAGCAAACCGATCTCTTTTACGGTTCATGTTTATATACCTATATTGATATGGATACAACTTTTgcgtattttaattttttacggcTCTATATTCTTTGATCAAATCATagttcattttaatattttcttcCACTAACAACATAAATAAGAACCTTTTTTTTCTTCCTGATTTACAAATAATTGTACACGTAATTGGGAAACCTGGGAAAAGGTTTTCAAGATAAGGGATCAATTACAAATCTGtacttttttagatttttttttttataaatatttaaagtgTCTGGAGAAGATTAGAACTTAATAAGGTAACTAGCTTACCCTATCAAATATTTTATAACATTATTTACGACATAATTGACTTACACCCTTTCCTTTCTTTTTCTCACCTCCTATGCCAATGGGGTGCCGGTGGGTTAGGCTAGTGTGAATTGGGCGTATTTTCTTAAAGTGTCATTTCTAATTCGGCATTTCCAAtttatgtttctttttattttctataaaatgtattttattcctataaaataatataaatattaaattaaaaaaaaataatataacattaaatctacaaaatattaattataataattttagtttaaacTTTAAGATAAATAAAATGACATGTTTAGTGCTACGATAGTATGTAAGAATTAGAACACTGGAAAACCAAGTTTCCTTTGACATTCTTTGTGGAAGATCATAGAAAATACTTTTGGGATAGtgatggaaaataattaattaattataagagtATGTGCTTGAATAGAATTGTAAAATTCATTAAGTCATGTAAGAAATTGCAAAATCTATTATTGattgtagaaatcaaaatttttgtTTGGTACTCACAAGTGCAGGGAATGTAAGGTTGGAATTTTGTGATTTCATCTGGTAGAGCCTTTCAATTTTGTGAAGTATGTGCTGACGAGATTATGATGACCAAGTGTTGTAGGCTGATGAGAAGTTATTTCAATGAATAAAtatgactttttttttccttttcaattAAACTATTCTTATTACTAACTGCTACACAGCTACTTGtataaataaattgaaaaatgaaaactatagtttaaagtttaattaaatatatatatataactaaaatatatattttttttccagaTCCAAATCTGCCCatgtaaatatacatatatttatatgattagtCTTACTCTCACAATCGTACGTGTTCGTATTGTATCGAGACTCATATATTGCAGGTATATGCTCGACTCGAAGATAACTTATCTAATAATCatgtaaaaaaatgaaaaacacaTGTCCGTTTATAAACTAGTTGACACGACACGACACGATCCATGTAACTCATTtataaatgaattttatttaaacaCGTCAATCCATTAATCtattaaaagttaataccattttagaccctaTGTTTTATAATAATTACCGATCAGatcctgtattttgttaaatgataaattagaccatgtattttctaaaatggtacaaaataaTACTCTTAActcaatttttgacaatttttttaatataataatcttGAAGATAATTTCTAACATGAACAGATGTAGAAAATGTGCAGTCTTATCGTAAAATCTCTACATCAAGTTATTATTAAgttctatttttataaaaaaaaaaaatcaacttaggatcttatttgtaccattttaaaaaatacaaggtccactttgtcatttaacaaaacagatggtccAATCGATAACTATTGCAAAACACagagtccaaaatagtatttacacaTCTATTAATAACTATTTAACATGTTTATGACATATTAAACACGTTTATGATCTATTTATgacttgttaaagttcttgttatatctaatttttgcaaaaataaaataatacttatcATCTCACGAGAGGGTCCACAAAACAAGAATACACCTTGAAGATGCAAAAGTCAACAAAGAAGACCTTAAACGACAAAGGACAAAGCGGAGTGCCACGTGGCACAAAGAAGGAGGCATGCAACTACTGCCTTGAAATGGGTGTAGTGTTGCACCCATAGGGTTTGTctcttcaaaaaataataaaaaaaaaggtactTACTCACTTCAAAGCCCTAATCTGAGATGAAATCCAACAAGGGGCTAAAATACTTTAAGTTGTTGGGAAGAAAAGAGTACAAAGGACAAGATGGCATCACCAATTACTAAGGAAAATGTGATACACGACTACTAACACTTCCCAATGTCAGTAGTTACATACCAAGAAATTCTCAAGGAGAatcaatacttcaagcaaaatatcTCGTGCATGCGCTAAGACTTGAACCCTAAAGTCAAAGTTTCACAAGAAAAGAAGGAAAATTGAAGTATAGGAGTGTCAGTACTCCCATAGCACACGAGTACTAAAGTTAAAGTTTCACAAGAACTGGCCTTTGAATTCTTTCTTGTTGGGGAGTCTGACGATAATTTATGATCATTAGAAAGGCCCCGAGGTAATAAAAACCTCCAGAACAGTGCTTCTTTGCTGGGATTGCTTTCAATGTATACAGACATGTGATCTCGAAGGGAGAGGGACCTTTCCATCCCATCATATGATAGAAAGACCTCAAAGAGGCCAAAACTCTATATCCATTTGGGATTAACTGGAAAAGGGCGATCCCTATGAAGTTACAGAAATCTTCAAAATAATCCTTG is a window from the Cannabis sativa cultivar Pink pepper isolate KNU-18-1 chromosome 1, ASM2916894v1, whole genome shotgun sequence genome containing:
- the LOC115704950 gene encoding probable pectinesterase/pectinesterase inhibitor 59: MTLKNIILVVVICLVQIFCLIIPTVLSTSDQNSSLTQWCDETPHPGPCKYFMSHGHRFEPPKQRSDFRKILVEIAIDRALEARRHAFQLGPNCESKPQKSAWADCLKLYDDTIFQLNRTLEGLNTKKRSCTDFDAQTWLSTALTNIDTCRAGSLELNVTDFIMPIASSYNVTELISNGLAINAGLVDNKEAHQVNDDDHDQEFPSWLSETERRRLLKASPSAIKANLVVAKDGSGHYRTVQGALNAAARRRVGTRFVIHVKTGIYRENIEVGISNNNIMLMGDGLRKTIITSSRSVNAGYTTYSSATAGIDGLRFIARGITFQNTAGPQKGQAVALRSASDLSVFYRCSFMGYQDTLMVHSQRQFYKECYIYGTIDFIFGNAAVVFQNCIIYVRRPLKGQVNVITAQGRNDPYQSTAISIHNSQVRAAPDLLPVVRAFKTFLGRPWKQYSRTIFLKCFLDNVISPAGWLEWNRSPFALKTLYYGEFKNFGPASSTRHRVRWPGFHVITSTKVASQFTAGSLISGRSWLPSTGVPFTLGL